CCCACACCACCACCGACAATCACGATATGATGAATTTTTGACATGAATTACCTAATAATTTTTATTGAAGGATGGCTTAATATGCCATCCTGTTGGTAATTATTTGTATTTTTTGTTTTACAATTTACATACTTACAACAAAACAAAGTAAATGGGTTGGGTTTGCTCTTACTCAGAAACCTAACCATGTTTTTAGCCATTCGAGTAGACGTTCAAACCATGATGCTTGCTCGATATGTACTTCATCTTCAATGTCAAAAGATTGCAGTAAGAGGTCATTTTGATAGACATTGACTTTGGCTAAATGCATTATTTTTGCTAGTGGCGCAGTCAGCGAAGCTTCATTCAGTTCGACATTTAAATGTGTCTCTGTGTTTTGCAAAGGGTGAACTGCGGACAACAATCCTGTTGCATTTGCTTGCATGATTCTTGAATTGATATTGTCAAAGTTCATCAAGTCGATCGGTTGTACATTATTGTATAAACTGGTGGTCACAATTTGAGGTTTTTTGGCTTCAACTTTAAACATTTTCAAAGTCGATTTGACCACAGGTAACTCAGCGATTAATTGCTTGTCTTTGATGACAACTTCATCACGTGTATAGGCATATGCTAAGTTTAAAAGCTTGTGTGCAACTTCGGCACGTTTGCTCGCATTTTTGGTGCCCATCACCACGACGATAATACGGCGATCAGGTACATCCGGATTGAGTGTAGGGCGGTGTGCTGACAGAGCTAAATTATAACCTGCAGCTTTAGTGAATCCTGTTTTTAAACCATCGACACTTGGGTCAGTTTTTAAGATCAAATTGGTTGCATGATGAAAGTGTTGTTTATAGCTGAAACTTGGCATCACCGAATAATGCAAATAATCAGGGGTATGCTGTGCAACAGCTTGTCCAAGTAAAGCCATATCATGCGCAGAGGAAAAATGCTCAGGCATGGTAACGCCTGGCGCATTGGCAAAGTGCGTGTTATTCATTCCCAAAGCTTTCGCTTCTTTGTTCATGCGTTCAATAAAAGCAGGGAGTGTACCTGAAATACGTTCTGCTAAAGTCACAGCTGCATCATTGGCAGACATGACAATCAAACCTGCAATCAGTTGATCAACTGAGATTTGTTCGCCTTCTTTGAGATACATTTGTGATTCATCCCATTGTACGATTTTAACAATAGGTGTTGCTGTCAGTATTTCATCTTTCTTCAGATGTCCTGCCTGAATTTCTTTTAATGCAATGTACGCCACCATCATTTTGGTCATTGAAGCGGGTGCACGTTGTACATGACTATTATACTCAGCAATAGTCTGTCCTGTTTGAGTATCTAAAATCGTCCAAGCTTCTGCTTCTACTGATGCTGGATTGATATTTAATAGTGCTGCATTGACGAACGTTGAGCACAGTGAGCAAATGAAGACAAGCAAGTAAGTGGCAATTTTCAAGGGGGACAGCCTTAGCAAAACAGGAGGTGAAAAATATAACGAATGCTATGCTTTTTTCACTATTCTGGCTAGTCAGTTTTACAATCAAAAAGCACGAATAAAGCACAGCTTTGTAAAAAATGTTAATCTAATAAATAATTACCTTAGATATTTTTTTGAATACGGCTTATGTTGCATTATCAAATTGAATTTGACGATTATCGTCAGCATCTCGTGCATGTCACTTTACGTTTTTTAGCGAATCCAACCCAAGTATTATCTTTGCCAACATGGATTCCAGGTAGTTATTTAATTCGTGAATTTGCCAAGCATTTAGAAGCTGTTAAAGCCTATGATGAAGCAGGGCGCGAACTCCAAATTACCAAGTTTGATAAGAACAAATGGCGTTTATATAACACAGATCATGAGCTCATCACGGTTGAATATGATGTTTATGCTTATGATCTCTCAGTGCGTGGTGCTTATGTGGATCAAACACGTTTTTATGTAAATCCTGCGTGTTTATGTTTAGGCTTGCAAGATCAAGAACACTCGCCCATTGAATTGGAAATCTTTTTACCTGAAGAGTTAAAACATTTCCAAATTGCCACAGGACTAGCATCAAAAAGCTTAGTTAAAGGTCGTTATACGCTCACTGCGAAAAATTATGCAGAATTGATTGACTGCCCATTTGAATTGGCAGATCAAACACGTTTTAGCTTTGAAGCTCATGGTATTCCTCATGAATTTGTAGTTTCTGGCCAGCATGCAATGAATGCTGAACGTATGCAGCAAGACATTGAAAAAATTTGTAGCACTGAAATTGCCATGTTTGGTTCAGCACCTTTTGCAAACTATACTTTTATGACCATGGCAACAGGTAATAGCTATGGTGGTTTAGAGCATCCGAACAGTACCAGTTTAATTACACCACGTGATGATTTGCCCAAAGCCGATGAACCTGTTGAACCATCAGCAGATTATCAACGTTTCTTAGGTTTATGTAGTCATGAATATTTTCATTCATGGTTAGTGAAATTTATTCGTCCTGAAAATTTAGCGACCTATGATTTAAATCAAGAAAGTTTGACCTCTTTATTGTGGATTTTTGAAGGATTTACCTCTTATTACGATGACTTAATTTTGTATCGTAGTGGCGTAATTTCTCAAGAATCTTATTTAAAGCTACTCAAAGCACAGATTGATCGTTATTTACAAAATCCAGGGCGCTTCATTCAAACTGTTGCTGAGTCTAGTTTTGATGCGTGGATTAAGTTTTATCGTCAAGATGAAAACTCTAATAATGCAGGCACAAGTTACTATAACAAAGGTTGTCTAGTGGCATTATGCTTAGATTTAGGCTTGCGTATGAAAGGTTCAAGCCTTGATGCTTTAATGCGTAAATTGTATGAAAATACACAAAATGGCATTCAAGTGAATGAACGCACGATTTTCACTTTATGTGAAGAACTGACAGGCGTACAGTGGATTGAGCAAATTAACCACTTGATTAATACCACGGAAGAATTACCCCTTGATCAATTGTTGCCTGAATTTGGTATTGATTTTGAAGTAAAAAATGAAAAAACGTTGCCATTTGGCTTAAAAATTTCAGACAAAGCAGAAGGCGTGTTGATCCAGCAAGCCCATCGTAATGGTACAGGGGCAAAAGCAGGACTGTCTGCTCATGATGTGATTATTGCCATTGATGGTTTAAAAGCATCGGAAAAGTTATTGGTTAAATATGCGAAACAAGCAACCAATTTCACAGTCTATGCGTTCCGCCGTGATGAATTAATACAGTGTGAACTACAAGGCGGTGAAGTTGAGCTGAGTACAGTTGAACTTAACGTTGTAGATCAAAGCAAAGTCGCGAAATGGTTAAGCATTTAAAGTATCGAATCTAAATTTAAAAAGCACTCACTCGAGTGCTTTTTTTAGGCATAAGCTTTGTTCTTTTTTCGAGAGTTCGTGACTTTATGAAAATGTCCTTGAAAATAAAGCCTGTCTAACTGTTGTACTAAAGGTGTGACCATGTCTGTTCTTTTGATCGGACTATAGTGTTCGACAACTTGTCCCAAATGTGCAATAGATTTTCTTTGAATATATTGATAATTCAAGTATTTTTCGATTAATTCATCTGTTTTGGCTTCATTTAAACACACTGAAGTGACGATTGCACCTGTATGAATAGCTTCAGATAACATGGTAATGCTGTCTTCAGTCACAAAAATATATTTACACTGTGCTAATTTTTCAGACATTGTAAATTTTTGATGCGGGTCTATATGATCTATTTGTTGTGCACGTAATAAATCTAAACTTTTAGGGTCTAAATCAGGTGTTCTACGAGAGCAAATGACGCTTCCTTTCAACTGATGTATACTGACAAAATGAGCAAATTCTTGAATCATGTCAGAATAATCTTGCTTTGAAAAAGGATAATCTGAAGTTGATCCACCTAAAAGTAAAACAGCTTCATGTTGTTCTTGCGCTTTAAGCTGAGTTGCAAAATGCGCAGAAACTGGCGGTGTGGGTAAAATAATTTGTTTACAATTTACATTTTGAGCCAAAGCAGTAATGCTCAAATCAATGAGATTTTCATTAAATTTTCTTAAATTTCCAACATATAAAAGTGGTATTTGGTATTTTTGAGCCAAATATGCTGCGTAGATTAAATTTGGCATACCTGAGCAAATGATGATTTCTGTCTGTTGAATGCCTGTAGGTTCAAATTTAAAAAATAATTGCCCTAAAAATTTATAAAATATTGGAAAATTAGAAAACTTTTTAAATAAACTCACCCATTTTTTACTTAGTGTGATAGGGAGTTGAAAAGCTTGAAATCCTAAGGAGTATTTTTCTTGAATAATTTCAGCGACAGCAAGTGATGGATTTAAATGACCTTTTCGACCATCGTGAATCACGATCACAGATGTATTGGATCCCATTATAGTCACAACTTAACCTAATCTGATGTTTTGTTAGAATCAGGCTAGCGAGACATTATTAAATCATACTGAAGCTTAGATTAAAAATTTTTGACAAAGTGCAGTTATTGGTATGATTTACGCTTTGAGTATTTTAATCAAAATCACGATGTAAATAGGGTATTTATAATGAATCATTATGACGCGGCATGATGTTTTAACATAAAAAACTGCTGAAATTAGGTCATGAGATTGATTAAAAATCAGCAGTTTTGGGTATATCACAATTAAAAATTTAACGATTTGGGTTATTTTGCATCAGTTTTAGCTTTTAGGCTTTGAGTTAAACCATTGATGTCACCACCTTGTATACCTAATTCATTCATTAAGCTATCAATCAAAGGGGCTTGTGTACGGTAACGCAAAGCGCTATTCACTACTTGATCTGACAAAGCCACCTGACCTTGTTCAGTACCTGTATCCATTGCAGCAGATGAACCGCCCATGCCACCTAAACCATTCACTTGTAAAATTTTAATGTCATCAATATTTTCCATTGGTTTAACGCTTTCACGAATAATTTCGGGTAAATATTTTAACAATGCCAAGCGGATTTGCATTTCTACTTGCTCAGTTGACAAAATATTATTGGCTTCGTTGACTGCACGCGTACCTTCTGCATCTACATGGTATTGTTTTTCTTGTGCTTGTGCGAGCAAGATTTTTGCATCTGCTTCACCTTTAGCTTTTAAACGGACTTTCTCAGCTTCAGCTTCGGCAGCAATACGCACTGCTTCGGCTTCATCGACCGCTGCTTTTTTAGATGCTTCTGCGGCTACTGTAATGGCGATTGCATCCGTTTCAGCCACCTGTTTTGCAGCCACGAGTTCAACAGCTTTTATACGTTCAGCACGTTGTGTTTCACGAACAGTTAAGACCTCTTCTTCGGCTTTGACCGCTTGGGCACGTGCTTGATCAGCAAGTGCTTTTGCTTCAGATTCAGCACGAGATTTTTCAGCAATCGCAATTGCACGATCTTGTTCAGCCAACTCAATGGTTTTCTTCTGTTCTACTTGTGCTTTTTGAATTAACTGTGCTTTGACAATATTTTCATTTTCAACATCACGAGCAGATGCAATACGTTTGAGTTCAACTTCACGATCTGCCGCAATACGTGCTTCTTCTGCTTCACGTTTTTTCGATGCTTCTTGTGATGCAATTTCTGCCAATTGTTCAGCTTTGCGAATGGAAATTTCACGCTCTTGTTGCATTTTTGCATATTCTTCTTCACGTAAAATTTGCAATTGCGCTTGTTGGGTTTCTAAGTTTTTAGCTTTAATTGCAAGATCAGCATCTTGCTCAATATCATTTCGCTTTTTACGACGATCTTCAATCGTTTCAGTCAGTTTAGTTAAACCCTCAGCATCAAAAGCATTTTGGGGGTTGAAAAATTTAAAGCTTGTTTGGTCTAAACCTGTCAAAGATACGGTTTCAAGTTCAAGACCATTTTTAAACAAATCTTCCGAAACGACTTGTTGTACTTTTTGTACGAAATCAACACGCTTTTCATGTAATTCTTCCATTGCCATTTCTGCGGCAACAGCACGTAAAGAATCGACAAATTTACCTTCAACTAAGTCTTTTAATTCAGGCGGTGACATGGTTTTTTTACCTAATGTCTGTGCTGCTGTCGCAATTGATTCCGCCGTAGGTTTTACACGGACATAAAACTCAGCCATGACATCGACACGCATTCGATCTCGTGTGATCAGTGCCTGATCTGCTGCACGTTTCACTTCTAAACGTAAAGTGTTCATGTTGACAGGAATCACTTCATGTAAAACAGGTAATACGATTGCACCACCATTTAAAATGACTTTTTCACCGCCGAAACCAGTTCGAACAAATGATACTTCTTTACTTGATCGTTTATAAAGGCGGGCAATAATGATCCCGATGAAAATAAGCGCAGCTAAAATAAGACCTGCAAGTATTAAAATTTGATTAAAAGATGAACTCATCATGTCATTATCTCTACGTTGTTATTAAAAAATTAAAGTTGAATCGCTTGAAACCCGTTTGCTGTTTTTTGCGTTAAAATCACTTCTTGACCTTGTGAAAAAATCATATCGAGCTCAGGCTCGACTAAGACATAATGTGTTTGACCAAATTGGTCGAGAACTTTAGCTTGAGCAGGATAATTTTTCTTTGCTTCACCTAAGATGATTAATGCGGTACGCCCAATCAGTTCATCACTATGAATGGCTGTGGTTTCATCTTGAGGTAAAATTTTGGAGATCAGTGCAGCACTTACACGTACCAAAGGCATGCATAAAAATAAGCAAGCGGGTGCTGAAATCCAAATCGGTAAATAATGTTGTGTAAATGCAAAAAAAGCCGCTTGTACAGCAAAACCAAAAACAGCATAGACAGTTAAAAAAATAATTAACCAAACTAAAACAGGGATGCGCCCTAAATATAGCCAATCTAAAAATTGCACAACAAAGTTTTGTTCTACATCTAGATCTATTGCTAGACTTTTTGCTTCACCTAAGCCATCAGGAATGAATTGATCTAAAAATCCCTGCGTAGATGCACCTAAAATTAAAAGTAAACATTCAAAAACGCCCAATAACAGCATTAAGCATAAGCTGACACTAAAAAATAAGTTTGAAGGATGTGTAAATAGTTCCCACATTGTCTGAGCTCTTATTTAATTCACAATTTATTTTTGTGATGAGTTTTTAATATTTGGCAACCGCCAAATGATGAGTTAATTCTATTAATAAAGCTAGTTTATATGGTTATTTCAATGTTGACAATATTTTATTAATAATAATTGTAAATCAATAAGTTATTGTTTTTTAGTGATGGTGTACACGACAACGAAAAAATTTGTAATTATTTAAAAACTAGATTATAAATTATACATAACTAGATGAAAGCGTAATCACCATTACAAGGAATGTATGGAGCTGATATTTAAAAGGATTCTTCAAAAGTGTTGTTAAAATCACCGATTATTTTTATTTAAGTTCATTAGAACTAAAGGGAAAAGAGTAGATCATTATTTTAAGCGAAAAAATACGCAATGATTGGGGTGATCATTGCGTAGAACAACGAATTTGTAGCTACAAATTCGGTTAAGGAGAAATGTTATGAACTTTGGGGATGGTTCATAACTTGAGATAAATAATAATACTACTCAATAGATACTTCATTAGTTTTAGCGTTAAGTCATGTTAATAAACGTTAAATATTAAGAGATTTATGTTTCTTTAGCCTCTAATATAAAAAAGCCTTTCAATCGAAAGGCTTTTTTATTGAGCAATTTATTTATAACTTAAAAGTGAAAAACACCTAAACCATTTTTGATTTCATCCAGTGTATCTTGAGTGATAATGCGGCACTTATCTGTACCTGTTTTTAAGATATCCATAATGTAATCAGGATCTTTTGCAAGTTCCATACGGCGTTCACGAATCGGGCTAATCAATTCTTTTAACACACCTTCAAGGCGTTTTTTCACTGTACCATCGCCTAAACCGCCGCGACGATAATGTGCTTTAAGTTCTTCAACTTCTTCTTTATTTGGATCAAAAGCGTCTAAATAGGTAAATACAATATTACCTTCAACTTGACCAGGATCTTCGATACGAAGATGGTTTGGATCGGTATACATTGCATTTACTGCTTTTTTAATGTCTTTATCCGAAGCATCTAATACAATAGTATTGCCTAAAGATTTAGACATTTTTGCTTTACCATCAAAACCTGGTAAGCGACTCATATTAGATAGAAGAGCTTTACATTCAGGTAAAACCTCATGACCAATTTGACGATTTAAACGACGAACAATTTCGTTGGTTTGTTCAATCATTGGAATTTGGTCTTCACCTACAGGCACGACAGTTGCTTTAAATGCAGTTATATCAGCAGCTTGTGCGACAGGGTAGCATAAAAAGCCTGCTGGAATATCACGTTCAAAACCACGTAGTTGAATTTCAGACTTAATGGTTGGATTGCGCTCTAAGCGTGAAACAGTCACGAAATTGAGATACAGCATGGTCAATTCATTGAGTGCAGGCAAACAAGATTGTACACAAATCGTGGTTTTTGTTGGATCAATACCGACCGCTAAATAATCTGTTGCAACTTCAATAATATTACGGCGAACTTTTTCAAAATTGTCCGCATTATCTGTCAGTGCTTGTGCATCTGCTAAAAGTAAATGCTGATGATGGGAATCTTGTAACCCTACACGTGAACGTAGTGAACCTACAAAATGTCCTAAATGAAGTTGTCCAGTTGGACGGTCGCCCGTTAAAATAATAGGACGATTGTCTTGATTACTCATTATATATTCCACAGCCGTAAGCGACGACATCTGTTGTTGCTAAATAATATGCCCACATTGTACGGCATAATTTTTTTTTATGTCAGCGAAAAAATCCACTTGATTGCAAAATATAAAAATTTCAAAAATGATATATAAAAATACATGTGCTTATATAAAGCATTTTAAAACTTGATTAAAATATACAGAAATACAGATTAGGATAAAAAGATGGCGAGTAGCTTGTTATTATTATTAGATGATATTGCCACGGTGTTAGATGATGTTGCAGTGATGAGTAAAATGGCCGCCAAGAAAACAGCAGGGGTTTTAGGCGATGATTTAGCACTTAATGCACAGCAAGTGACAGGCGTTCGTTCTGAACGAGAAATTCCTGTGGTGTGGGGGGTGGCAAAAGGCTCATTTATCAATAAATTGATTCTTGTACCTTTAGCACTTTTAATCAGTGTGATTGCACCTTGGTTGATTACGCCATTACTGATTATTGGTGGTCTGTTTTTATGTTATGAAGGTGTGGAAAAAGTTATTCATACGATCATGCATAAAAAAGCAAAAACGGCAGATACAGCCAAGGCTGAATTTGATGCTGTTGAAACAGATTTAGAAAAATTTGAAAAAGACAAAATTAAAGGCGCGGTTCGTACAGATTTTATTTTATCTGCAGAAATTGTGGTGATTTCATTAGGGACAGTCGCGACTCAACCTTTTATGACGAAAGTTTTAGTATTAACTGTGATTTCAATTATCATGACTGTTGGTGTTTATGGTTTTGTGGCGATGATTGTAAAAATTGATGACTTAGGTGTGTATTTAACGGAGCAAGCATCGAACTTAAAGAAAAGTATTGGTCGTGGTTTACTTGCATTTGCACCGATATTAATGAAAACTTTGTCTATTGTGGGTACGATTGCGATGTTTTTAGTGGGTGGCGGGATTATTTCACATGGTATTTCCGCTTTGCATCATTTTACTGAACAAACAGTTGATCAGGTTCAACATATTCCTACCGTGGGTTCAATCATTGGTGCAATGACGCCAACGTTGATTAATTTGGGTATTGGTATCGTGGCGGGTTTTATTGTTCTTATTTTGGTGAATATTGTTCAAAAAATTCGTGGGCAATCTGAAACGGTTTAATTGAGAAAATATCATTAAAATAGAAAGAATTTTATAAAAAATAAGGATAAGGCTATGCGTTGGAAAGGTCGTCGAGTAAGTAGCAATGTCGAAGATCGCCGTGGCGGCGGTGGGGCAAAAGCAGGCGGAATCAGTATTTTAGGCTTGATTGTGGCTTTTGTGGCTTGGAAATTTTTTGGTGTTGATCCACAACAGGCGTATCAAGCAACCAAACAAGTGACTTCAAGTGGACAAAGCCAACAAGTTGCACCTGAAAATTTAACGCCTGAGCAACAAGAAGTGTCAGACTTTGTCGGTACGGTACTTGCCGATACTGAAGATGTTTGGACCCCCATTTTTCAGGCACAAGGTGCACAATATGCTGCACCTAAATTGGTGATGTTTAGTGGGGCAACCAATTCAGGCTGTGGTGCAGCGCAGTCAGCAATGGGACCATTCTATTGTCCAGCAGATCAAAAAGTATATATCGATACGCAATTTTTCAAAGATATGCGTCAGCAAATGGGAATCTCTGGTGAACAAAATCAATCAGAGCTAAGTGCTCAAGATGAAGCTGGAGATTTTGCACAAGCCTATGTGATTGCTCACGAAGTGGGGCATCATGTACAAAATCTTTTGGGTATTTCAGGACAAGTGCAGCAAGCACGCCAGCGTGCGAGTGAGGCACAAGGCAATCAATTATCAGTGCGTTTAGAATTACAAGCAGATTGTTTGGCAGGTGTTTGGGCAAATAAAACCCATCAAAAAACTCAGTTCCTTGAACAAGGTGATGTGGAAGAAGCGATGGATGCTGCTGAGAAAATTGGGGATGATTATTTACAGAAAAAAGCACGTGGTTATGCAGTACCTGATAGCTTTACACATGGAACCAGCCAACAACGGATGCAATGGTTTCAAACAGGTTTAAAAACAGGTGACATGAATAGTTGTGATACTTTTCAATAAAATATCGGTTCATATATAAATAAAGGAAAGTAAAACTTTCCTTTATTTATTTAAAAAGGTTTGAAAATCACGCACTATTCGAATACAAACATAGAGTGCAAATAGACTAAAAAACCATAATAAAATCAATTGAAATTTTAGGCTTTCTATATCTGTTGTATAAAATTGATGAATTTGTTGATTGTCAAAATGAAAGCTTTTTGTCTCGAGATTTTGTGTATTTTGATAATTAACATTTTGAATATAATGATATTTACCGTAATGAACTAAATCTAACGTTTTAATTTGACGCAAATAATGTTGATTATCTGCATTTGTACATAAGCTATTCATATAGTGTTCACATGATATTGTGAAGATATAGCCTTGGTTGGGTAGGGTAATAAATATTTTTTCATCAGGCTTTTGGTTGTTACTGACCAAGCGCAATTCTTTAAGGGGTGTGCTCGCTAAATGCGTGTATTGAGGGGTGACTTGATGTGCAGTGAAAGCTTCATAGGTTTTAACTAGAGTTGTCCAAATCAGTAAAGTACTGACAATACCAATCAACGCTGCATAAAAATATCGGAAGATGATTTTAAAACGCATACAGTCATAAAAAATTGCAAAATTTGATAATACCGATTTCAAACTCGCTTTTAAACGCTTTTAAACGCTTTTAAACGCTTTTAAACGCTTTTATTAGAAATGATGTTGCAACTTGAGATTTATGTTAAAAAAATTATTTTTTACGGGCACTTGTTGGCATTTCTTTGTAAAATTATATAGATTTAAAAAATCACTTTTATTTCTTGATTCATTTTAAAAATGATTAGGTTGTAGTTGTTCACATATATTAAAAACTGAAAAAGGGTAAGCATGGGTAATTATTTTTTTCTACAAGTCTTGACAGTCGTTTTTGCTTTATCCATTGCAACTACCATTTTTAATAAGCGAATTTTAGGGTTTCCACAAGCCATTGGAGTACCGTTGGTTTCAGCGATATTTGTCTTTATTTTGCAATGGGGAGCGAGTTTGCTAAATGGCAATCAATTTATCTCCATTAATATTCATAATATTGAAGAAGCGGTTAGACATATTGATTTTTATGACTTTTTGGTCAATGGTGTAATTTGTTTTATTTTAACTTCCTCTGCATTGAAGTTTAAAGTATCTGATTTAAGAGTCCATTGGAAACCCATTAGTATCTTGGCGACCATTGCTTTGGTACTTTGTGCGGTGTTTTTTGCAGGTATAGTGTTTGGTTTTCAGTATCTGATTGGTAATCCTGTACCTATTTTGGTGTTGTTATTATTGGGTTCAGCATTGGGGGCGACTGACCCGATCGGGATTAAAGGTGTACTTAGTTCGGTACGTGCACCACATCATTTAATGGTTAAACTTGAAGGTGAATCGCTATTTAATGATGCGATGTGTATCGCCGTTTTTATGACGTTACTGAATGTGTTGGAAGGTGAACACTTTAGTTTGGTTGCAACTTTACAAACCTTGCTCTATGAAATTGTGGTTGCTGTGATTATCGGTTGGGCATTTGGTTTAGGTATTTTACGTTTACTGCGTGGTAAACATGAAATGGAGTCTTTGATTTTAACCACAGCGCTACTGGCATGTGGTTCATATCTTGTGGCGTTGTTTGCTCATGCTTCTGCACCTATTGCCTGTGTAATCGGTGGTTTGATTGTTGGAAATAAATGGAAAGAAATTTTACAAGAGCGTGAAATTCGTGAAGTTAATCATTTCTGGCATACTGTTGAAGGCATTATTAATTCTTTCTTATTTACCTTAATTGGTCTTGAGATTTTTATTTTAGACTTGAGTACAAGTTTGATTTTAGGAGGGATCTTTGCTTTCTTTGCGTTACATTTATCTCGTTTTGCAGCAAACTATTTGGCTTTTGCATTTTTTCCTTCTTTCAGACACAAGAGCTATAATGGCAGTTTAGCGATTCTATCTTGGGGTGGGGTACGTGGTGGTATTTCGCTTGCCTTGATCTTAGCTGTCGCAAACATTCCTGAATTACGTGATTATAGTAGTATTTTAATTGGTTATACGTTTATTAGCGTATTGCTCTCAGGTATTGTTTGTGGTCTAGGTTTGCCTGCGGTGATGAATGCTTTTTATTACAACCCGAATGAAGAAAAGCAAGGTTTCAAAGGTTGGTATCAGCGTATGTGTCATAAAATGAACCGTAAAGGCGTAAAATATATTGTTGGTGAAGACGCTGAAGGTCATGAAACAATTACGATTTATAACCCTGAAGCTTTAGTTGATAAAAAATCAGATGATGGTGTGGCCTCTGTACACCGTCCAGATAAAGCACAAGAAGTAAAACGTTTGGAAAATCCAAGTAATTTCTAAAGTTGAGTATTGTGTTCAACATAAAAAAACCGAATGTTTTTACATTCGGTTTTTTAATGAGAAAAATCATTTAATTGGTAGATGGAAAGTACACCGTATTGGCTGCTTTAAAGGTATTGACGTGTAAAGGAACTAAATCATCCAATTTCTGATAACCACCAGCTAAAACAAACATAATGGGTAAATTGTATTTTTTAGCCAATTTAAATACCATTAAATCTCGTTCATAGAGCATTTCAGTACTGAACCACTTTGAACCACAACGGTCATTTTGATGACAGTCCATGCCTGCTTGATAGACGATTAAATCCGCTTGCCATGCTAAAGCATGTTCAAACCCATCCACCACCGCTTCAGCATATTGCTCAAATGAT
The DNA window shown above is from Acinetobacter piscicola and carries:
- a CDS encoding DUF808 domain-containing protein, coding for MASSLLLLLDDIATVLDDVAVMSKMAAKKTAGVLGDDLALNAQQVTGVRSEREIPVVWGVAKGSFINKLILVPLALLISVIAPWLITPLLIIGGLFLCYEGVEKVIHTIMHKKAKTADTAKAEFDAVETDLEKFEKDKIKGAVRTDFILSAEIVVISLGTVATQPFMTKVLVLTVISIIMTVGVYGFVAMIVKIDDLGVYLTEQASNLKKSIGRGLLAFAPILMKTLSIVGTIAMFLVGGGIISHGISALHHFTEQTVDQVQHIPTVGSIIGAMTPTLINLGIGIVAGFIVLILVNIVQKIRGQSETV
- the trpS gene encoding tryptophan--tRNA ligase, which translates into the protein MSNQDNRPIILTGDRPTGQLHLGHFVGSLRSRVGLQDSHHQHLLLADAQALTDNADNFEKVRRNIIEVATDYLAVGIDPTKTTICVQSCLPALNELTMLYLNFVTVSRLERNPTIKSEIQLRGFERDIPAGFLCYPVAQAADITAFKATVVPVGEDQIPMIEQTNEIVRRLNRQIGHEVLPECKALLSNMSRLPGFDGKAKMSKSLGNTIVLDASDKDIKKAVNAMYTDPNHLRIEDPGQVEGNIVFTYLDAFDPNKEEVEELKAHYRRGGLGDGTVKKRLEGVLKELISPIRERRMELAKDPDYIMDILKTGTDKCRIITQDTLDEIKNGLGVFHF
- a CDS encoding neutral zinc metallopeptidase codes for the protein MRWKGRRVSSNVEDRRGGGGAKAGGISILGLIVAFVAWKFFGVDPQQAYQATKQVTSSGQSQQVAPENLTPEQQEVSDFVGTVLADTEDVWTPIFQAQGAQYAAPKLVMFSGATNSGCGAAQSAMGPFYCPADQKVYIDTQFFKDMRQQMGISGEQNQSELSAQDEAGDFAQAYVIAHEVGHHVQNLLGISGQVQQARQRASEAQGNQLSVRLELQADCLAGVWANKTHQKTQFLEQGDVEEAMDAAEKIGDDYLQKKARGYAVPDSFTHGTSQQRMQWFQTGLKTGDMNSCDTFQ
- a CDS encoding cation:proton antiporter; this encodes MGNYFFLQVLTVVFALSIATTIFNKRILGFPQAIGVPLVSAIFVFILQWGASLLNGNQFISINIHNIEEAVRHIDFYDFLVNGVICFILTSSALKFKVSDLRVHWKPISILATIALVLCAVFFAGIVFGFQYLIGNPVPILVLLLLGSALGATDPIGIKGVLSSVRAPHHLMVKLEGESLFNDAMCIAVFMTLLNVLEGEHFSLVATLQTLLYEIVVAVIIGWAFGLGILRLLRGKHEMESLILTTALLACGSYLVALFAHASAPIACVIGGLIVGNKWKEILQEREIREVNHFWHTVEGIINSFLFTLIGLEIFILDLSTSLILGGIFAFFALHLSRFAANYLAFAFFPSFRHKSYNGSLAILSWGGVRGGISLALILAVANIPELRDYSSILIGYTFISVLLSGIVCGLGLPAVMNAFYYNPNEEKQGFKGWYQRMCHKMNRKGVKYIVGEDAEGHETITIYNPEALVDKKSDDGVASVHRPDKAQEVKRLENPSNF